ACGCCATGAAGATGCCGACCCTCTAAGAACAGGCGCAGAACGACCTCTTGCGTTCTTCACCGTCCCTGGTAGACTTTTCTTCTCGTGGTCCCTTAGCTCAGCTGGTTAGAGCATCTGACTCTTAATCAGAGGGTCCCCGGTTCGAGTCCGGGAGGGACCACCACCACGGAGCCCGCAGATGAAAATCTGCGGGCTTTTTGCATTGGTCTGCATTCCGGTCACATCTTGCTGCTCTTCGCCTCTTGAGTTGAGGTGTTGCCGGTATATTTGATAGGCCCTGCATCCATCCGGAATGGGGCTGAAACCCAGGAACGACGGGAGGATTACCGTGGATTTGAAGCGCACGATCATCGACCTCATGCCAGGCCCGCTGGTTCGGACCTTCGCCTCGCCGTACATCGCGGGGAAGGGCATCTCCAGCGGCGTGTCCAAGGCGGACGAGCTGAACAAGAAATCGGGCATCTATTCCACGGTGGATCTGCTGGCTGAGGAGGTGTTCAGCCGCGAGGATGTGGAAGCCACGGTCCAGGTCTACCTGCGCATGGTCGAGGCCCTGAAGGACCGCCCCTACGCCAGCATCAGCCTCAAGCCCACCTCGCTGGGCATCAACGAGAGCGAGGCCTACTGCCAGGAGAACCTGCGCCGCATCGTGTCCGCCGCCGCGGCCCACAAGATGCACATCACGCTGGACATGGAAGACCGCCAGTTCACGGATGTCACGCTGCGCATGTTCAAGGCCATCCGCGACGAGTTCGACAACTTCGGCATCGTGCTGCAAAGCCGCCTCTTCCGCACCCCCGAGGACATCAAGAACCTGCACAGCAAGCCCTGCAAGGTGCGCATCTGCATCGGCATCTACCGCGAAGCCGCGGACATTGCCCTGCAGGAAAAGCCGGACATGAAGGAGAAGCTCTTCGAGTACGTGCAGCTGCTCCTCGACCACGGCCACTACCCCGAAATCGCCACCCACGACGAACCCCTGGTGCGCCGCTGCATGGCCTACCTGGATCAGAAGGGCGTGGCCAAGAACGCCTATGAATTCCAGATGCTACTGGGCGTTCCCCGGCAGGAACTGCAGCAGGAAATCGTGAAGCGGGGCCAGATCATCCGCCTCTATGTGCCCTTCGCGGAAGACTGGAAATACGCCGTGCACTACCTGAAGCGCCGTCTGGCGGCCAATCCCGCCATGGCCCTCATGGTCATGAAGAACATGTTCGGCAGCTGAAGCATTTTTGGCGTTGGCGCCCCCCTGGGCCTTGGAGTAGTGTCCATCCGTGGGACCGTGTCCCACCCATCTGGAGATCCCCATGAAGAAATTCCTGGCCCTCGCCCTCGTGAGTTCCTTCGCCCTGGTCGGCTATGCCGCCGACGAAAAGAAGCCCGAGCCCAAGAAGGCTGGCTGCGGCATGGCCTGCTGCGAGAAGAACAAGAAGTCCTGCAAGGACTGCCCCGACTGCAGCAAGAAGAAGGTCGAGAAGAAGGCCGAACCCAAGAAGGACTGATCGCCCGAATCCAAGGCGTTCGACCAGCCCCGGGAACCTATCCCCGGGGCTTTTGCGTTCCCGTTCCATTCATGGTTGTCTGTTGGAATGAGC
This sequence is a window from Geothrix sp. PMB-07. Protein-coding genes within it:
- a CDS encoding proline dehydrogenase family protein, with product MDLKRTIIDLMPGPLVRTFASPYIAGKGISSGVSKADELNKKSGIYSTVDLLAEEVFSREDVEATVQVYLRMVEALKDRPYASISLKPTSLGINESEAYCQENLRRIVSAAAAHKMHITLDMEDRQFTDVTLRMFKAIRDEFDNFGIVLQSRLFRTPEDIKNLHSKPCKVRICIGIYREAADIALQEKPDMKEKLFEYVQLLLDHGHYPEIATHDEPLVRRCMAYLDQKGVAKNAYEFQMLLGVPRQELQQEIVKRGQIIRLYVPFAEDWKYAVHYLKRRLAANPAMALMVMKNMFGS